The Hydrogenophaga crocea genome contains a region encoding:
- a CDS encoding extracellular solute-binding protein — MQVPAPLLRRTLARWTAGLLLGASLAVAVPAARAAHGYALWGELKYPNGFSHFDYVNPQAPKGGELRLVSNLRTSTFDKYNPFTLRGSAPAYLSGLMFDSLLTGALDETGAAYGLLAEDVQAAPDGLSVTFRLRNTARFHNGDPVLAADVKFSFDTLLGPHTSPAYKTILADVAGLDVLGERMVRFRFKVPNRELPLTVGGIPIFSRQWGNQIDPATGQRKTFDKVVMDVPIGSGPYKIGPVKFGRDITYVRDPGYWARDLPVRRGTANFDRITVKIYKDSTARLEALKAGEFDLMRFFSAGDWARRVNGRKFDSGELVKGEFAHKLPTGFQSYVLNTRRKPLDDIRVREALGLALDYEWMNRQMFYGAYQRVRGLFGNTECAADGLPAPPELALLEAGREQLPPAVFGPMYAPPRTDGADSLRGNLRKAQALLREAGWTVQDGVLRNAQGQPLELEYLDSAETGARVVSPWIRNLQKLGVTLRFRPVDFALYQQRLRTFDFDIISINFQGTPNPGAEYADIFGSEAAKTPDSGNYAGLANPAVDRLIARMVGAATKPDFLAACRALDRAVAHSHVLIPQWSASTHRMAYNAWRLQRPADMPPYAQGESWAIDTWWAAPPRQD, encoded by the coding sequence ATGCAGGTACCCGCACCCCTTTTACGCAGAACCCTGGCCCGTTGGACCGCCGGACTGCTGCTGGGGGCCTCGCTGGCGGTGGCGGTGCCGGCCGCCCGGGCCGCACACGGCTATGCGCTGTGGGGCGAGCTCAAGTACCCGAACGGCTTCAGCCATTTCGACTACGTGAACCCGCAGGCGCCCAAGGGCGGTGAACTGCGCCTCGTGAGCAACCTGCGCACGAGCACCTTCGACAAGTACAACCCCTTCACGCTGCGCGGCAGCGCGCCCGCCTACCTGAGCGGCCTGATGTTCGACAGCCTGCTCACGGGCGCGCTCGATGAAACCGGCGCCGCCTACGGCCTGCTGGCCGAAGACGTGCAGGCCGCGCCCGACGGCCTGTCGGTTACCTTCCGGCTGCGCAACACCGCGCGCTTCCACAACGGCGACCCGGTGCTCGCGGCCGACGTGAAGTTCAGCTTCGACACCCTGCTCGGGCCGCACACCTCGCCCGCGTACAAGACCATCCTCGCCGACGTGGCGGGCCTGGACGTGCTGGGCGAGCGCATGGTGCGCTTTCGCTTCAAGGTGCCCAACCGCGAGCTGCCGCTCACGGTCGGCGGCATCCCCATCTTCAGCCGCCAGTGGGGCAATCAGATCGACCCGGCCACGGGCCAGCGCAAGACCTTCGACAAGGTGGTGATGGACGTGCCCATCGGCAGCGGGCCCTACAAGATCGGCCCGGTGAAGTTCGGCCGCGACATCACCTACGTGCGCGACCCCGGCTACTGGGCGCGCGACCTGCCGGTGCGCCGCGGCACGGCCAACTTCGACCGCATCACCGTCAAGATCTACAAGGACAGCACGGCGCGCCTCGAAGCCCTCAAGGCGGGCGAGTTCGACCTCATGCGCTTCTTCTCGGCAGGCGACTGGGCGCGCCGCGTGAACGGCCGCAAGTTCGACAGCGGCGAGCTCGTCAAGGGCGAGTTCGCGCACAAGCTGCCGACGGGGTTCCAGAGCTATGTGCTCAACACCCGGCGCAAGCCGCTCGACGACATCCGCGTGCGCGAGGCCCTGGGCCTGGCGCTCGACTACGAGTGGATGAACCGCCAGATGTTCTACGGCGCCTACCAGCGCGTGCGCGGCCTGTTCGGCAACACCGAATGCGCGGCCGACGGCCTGCCCGCGCCACCCGAGCTCGCCCTGCTCGAAGCCGGCCGCGAGCAACTGCCGCCCGCGGTGTTCGGCCCTATGTACGCGCCGCCGCGCACCGACGGCGCCGATTCGCTGCGCGGCAATCTGCGCAAGGCCCAGGCCCTGCTGCGCGAAGCGGGCTGGACGGTGCAGGACGGCGTGCTGCGCAATGCCCAAGGCCAGCCGCTGGAGCTCGAGTACCTCGACAGCGCCGAGACCGGCGCGCGCGTGGTTTCGCCCTGGATCCGCAACCTGCAAAAGCTCGGCGTCACGCTGCGTTTCCGGCCGGTCGATTTCGCGCTGTACCAGCAGCGCCTGCGCACCTTCGATTTCGACATCATCTCGATCAACTTCCAGGGCACGCCCAACCCGGGCGCGGAGTACGCCGACATCTTCGGCAGCGAGGCCGCGAAGACGCCCGACTCGGGCAACTACGCGGGCCTGGCCAACCCCGCGGTCGACCGGCTGATCGCGCGCATGGTGGGCGCGGCCACCAAGCCCGATTTCCTCGCCGCGTGCCGCGCGCTCGACCGCGCGGTCGCGCACAGCCATGTGCTGATCCCGCAGTGGTCGGCGTCCACGCACCGCATGGCCTACAACGCGTGGCGGCTGCAGCGCCCGGCCGACATGCCGCCCTATGCCCAAGGCGAATCGTGGGCCATCGACACCTGGTGGGCCGCCCCGCCGAGACAGGACTGA
- the fabI gene encoding enoyl-ACP reductase FabI: MGFLAGKRFLITGVLSNRSIAYGIAKACHAQGAELAFSYVGERFKDRITEFAAEFNSTLVFDCDVGDDAQIEAMFTELGKTWPKFDGFVHAIGFAPREAIAGDFLDGLSREAFKIAHDISAYSFPGMAKAALPYLSDKAALLTLSYLGAVRAVPNYNTMGLAKASLEASVRYLAESLGPKGMRVNGISAGPIKTLAASGIKGFGKLLNLVADVSPIRRNVTIEDVGNVAAFLLSDLSAGVTAEIIYVDGGFSQLVGDSSQVA; the protein is encoded by the coding sequence ATGGGTTTTCTCGCCGGCAAGCGCTTCCTGATCACGGGCGTGTTGTCCAACCGGTCCATCGCCTACGGCATCGCCAAGGCCTGCCACGCACAGGGCGCCGAGCTCGCCTTCAGCTACGTGGGTGAGCGTTTCAAGGATCGGATCACCGAATTCGCGGCCGAGTTCAACTCCACGCTGGTGTTCGATTGCGACGTGGGCGACGACGCCCAGATCGAGGCCATGTTCACCGAGCTGGGCAAGACCTGGCCCAAGTTCGACGGCTTCGTGCACGCCATCGGCTTCGCGCCGCGCGAGGCCATCGCGGGCGACTTCCTCGACGGCCTCTCGCGCGAGGCCTTCAAGATCGCCCACGACATCAGCGCCTACAGCTTCCCGGGCATGGCCAAGGCCGCCCTGCCCTACCTGAGCGACAAGGCCGCGCTGCTCACGCTGAGCTACCTGGGCGCCGTGCGGGCCGTGCCCAACTACAACACCATGGGCTTGGCCAAGGCCAGCCTGGAGGCCTCGGTGCGCTACCTGGCCGAATCGCTGGGCCCCAAGGGCATGCGTGTGAACGGCATCAGCGCCGGCCCGATCAAGACGCTCGCGGCCAGCGGCATCAAGGGCTTCGGCAAGCTGCTCAACCTTGTGGCCGACGTGTCGCCGATCCGCCGCAACGTGACCATCGAAGACGTGGGCAACGTGGCGGCCTTTCTGCTGTCGGACCTCTCGGCCGGCGTGACCGCCGAGATCATCTACGTGGACGGCGGTTTCAGCCAGCTCGTGGGCGATT